One window from the genome of Serinibacter salmoneus encodes:
- a CDS encoding flavin reductase family protein: MTPADAPDAAAVPQEDYRAALAHLPGGVVVLATRAHGRDHAMVVTSLVSFSLEPPTVLVSLHLDSRLAPLIGEGRTWAASIVAPGAEGAVAWLTEPGRPDLGQLQGVAHVRGERTGAAIVTPSAAWVECETERVIEHHDHAVVLGRVLAAGRGQGTGALLHRLGRVRAIGEATRGTAT, translated from the coding sequence GTGACGCCCGCCGATGCACCCGACGCGGCCGCGGTCCCACAGGAGGACTACCGAGCGGCGCTCGCGCACCTGCCCGGTGGAGTCGTGGTGCTCGCCACGCGCGCACACGGCCGGGACCACGCGATGGTCGTGACCTCCCTGGTCTCCTTCTCCCTCGAGCCACCCACCGTGCTGGTGAGCCTGCACCTGGACTCCCGGCTCGCGCCGCTGATCGGCGAGGGCCGCACGTGGGCCGCCTCGATCGTCGCACCGGGCGCCGAGGGCGCCGTGGCCTGGCTGACCGAGCCCGGACGGCCCGACCTCGGGCAACTGCAGGGGGTGGCGCACGTGCGCGGGGAACGCACCGGTGCGGCGATCGTGACGCCGAGCGCCGCCTGGGTGGAGTGCGAGACGGAACGCGTGATCGAGCATCACGATCACGCGGTGGTCCTGGGGCGCGTCCTGGCGGCCGGGCGCGGACAGGGCACGGGGGCGCTCCTGCATCGGCTGGGGCGGGTGCGCGCCATCGGCGAGGCCACCCGGGGGACGGCAACCTAG
- a CDS encoding PIG-L family deacetylase — protein MTTQHPDHGRTAEGGVLAVYAHPDDETLTAGGLLALAAAQGRRVAVVTATRGERGEMIGTPDLEGTDGVAPAREAELVQALEMLGVTERYWLDDLPGAAAVTDSGMSWVRPGLAGPAPDAGPDALTAVDPEVQAAALARLIRQMRPALVVCDEPGGSYGHPDHVRTHLITVRAVALARTAGPGTAGEELEGVDAVLAWVVVAESRMRAARAEVTLAAADLHATDWRGESLQPPPAELPALVVADDAVSVEWDTSGVVPFQAAALRCYTSQVQSVAVPVVDGGGRPSALSPHQSAVGWYALSNGVVAPLLPTVALVAHRDAAALRDLALGVPVTATPAAGTRSTAQADAAGTAHPATPGLLARVAQPLLGLGWFLLGTGLGTIGTLVHRARVEGIPYGIVLAFALVLSGALLARAVSRWTGLVGFALGLVVIVQVLALATTSSAGVLIGDTYGNAWLVVSVLAVGVAAFVPERVLRESPAAGGER, from the coding sequence ATGACGACGCAGCACCCCGACCACGGCCGCACCGCCGAGGGCGGGGTGCTCGCCGTCTATGCCCATCCCGACGACGAGACCCTCACGGCCGGGGGCCTGCTCGCGCTGGCGGCCGCGCAGGGTCGCCGGGTCGCGGTGGTGACCGCCACCCGGGGCGAACGGGGCGAGATGATCGGCACCCCCGACCTCGAGGGGACGGACGGCGTGGCGCCGGCACGGGAGGCCGAACTCGTCCAGGCCCTGGAGATGCTGGGCGTCACCGAGCGGTACTGGCTCGACGACCTCCCCGGGGCGGCCGCGGTCACCGACTCCGGGATGTCTTGGGTCCGCCCGGGTCTGGCCGGCCCCGCGCCGGACGCCGGCCCCGACGCCCTGACCGCGGTGGACCCCGAGGTCCAGGCCGCGGCATTGGCGCGGCTCATCCGCCAGATGCGACCGGCACTGGTGGTCTGCGACGAACCCGGCGGCAGTTACGGCCACCCCGACCACGTGCGCACCCACCTCATCACCGTGCGGGCGGTGGCCCTCGCGCGCACGGCCGGTCCCGGCACGGCGGGCGAGGAACTCGAGGGTGTGGACGCGGTGCTGGCCTGGGTGGTGGTGGCCGAGAGTCGGATGCGGGCCGCCCGCGCCGAGGTGACGCTCGCCGCCGCTGACCTGCACGCGACCGACTGGCGCGGGGAGTCGCTCCAGCCGCCACCGGCTGAGCTGCCGGCCCTGGTGGTGGCCGACGATGCGGTGAGCGTGGAGTGGGATACCTCCGGCGTGGTGCCGTTCCAGGCCGCCGCGCTGCGCTGCTACACCTCGCAGGTGCAGTCGGTGGCGGTGCCGGTGGTGGACGGCGGCGGCCGACCGAGTGCGCTCAGCCCGCACCAGTCGGCCGTGGGCTGGTACGCCCTGAGCAACGGCGTGGTGGCGCCCCTGCTCCCCACGGTCGCCCTCGTCGCCCACCGGGATGCCGCGGCGCTGCGTGACCTCGCGCTCGGTGTCCCCGTCACGGCGACGCCGGCAGCCGGGACGCGCTCGACCGCTCAGGCTGACGCCGCGGGCACCGCGCACCCGGCGACTCCCGGTCTCCTGGCGCGCGTGGCCCAGCCGCTGCTGGGCCTGGGCTGGTTCCTGCTCGGGACCGGGCTGGGCACCATCGGCACCCTCGTGCACCGCGCCCGCGTCGAGGGCATCCCCTACGGCATCGTGTTGGCCTTCGCACTCGTGTTGTCCGGGGCCCTCCTGGCGCGGGCGGTGAGCCGCTGGACCGGGCTGGTGGGGTTCGCGCTCGGGCTGGTGGTGATCGTGCAGGTGCTGGCGCTGGCCACCACCAGCAGCGCGGGCGTCCTCATCGGGGACACTTACGGCAACGCATGGCTGGTCGTCTCGGTCCTGGCGGTCGGTGTGGCCGCGTTCGTACCCGAGCGGGTCCTGCGCGAGTCCCCTGCGGCGGGCGGTGAGCGGTGA